The DNA window TCAATCATCTGGGCAGCGGCCATGCCGATTTTTTTCTTTTCTTCTATGTTTATTTCTTTTTGAGTATTGAAGCTCATCTCCCTGCCTACAGATAAAGTCCTTATGGCTCCTCCATAGGTTCTTTTCACCAGGTTTTTCTGGCTTAATTTATTTAAATCTCTTCTTATGGTGGCCTCAGAAACTTTTAGCTTGGCAGCAATTTTTTTTGCGTTTATGCTGCCGGTGTCATTGATTATATTGAGTATGTATTCTCTTCTCTCTTCACCTAACATAATTTAAATGTTTTAGTTATAATTAAAATATCATTATATCATATAATAAAGTGTGACTATAAAGGATTAGCCAGAATTTTGAATGTCAAAATTTTTATAGCCAAAAGCATTGAAAAAAAATGCCCATTGGTAGATAATGTTAATTGCTGAAAACGTTATTAATATCGTTATCCTATGAAAAATATAACCCTCAAAGATGTAGCCAAGGAATCCGGGGTGTCTGTGCCCACAGTCTCTAGGGTCCTAAATAATGAAAAATTTGTCTCCACCCAGGTTCGAGACAAGGTGAAGGCAGCGGCTAAAAAACTTAATTACGAACCCATGTGGACTGCCAGAAGCCTGAGACTGAGAAAAACCAATATAGTAGGTATGATAATCCCCAATGTGGCAGATTACTTTTTTTCCAGTATTGTGCTGGGTGTGGAAAGGTTTTTTAGGAGGTATGGCAAGGAACTAATATTGTTTAATACCAGTAACGATGAAAACATTGAAGAAAAATCTATAAAAATCGCCATATCTAAAAGAGTTGAGGGAATTATCTTGGCTACCATATGCAAGAATAATGAAGTTATTAAATCTATCATGAAAAGTTTTGGAACCCCATTTGTGGTGGTAGATAACAAGATAGACATAGATAAAGTTGATTTTGTATTAAGTGATGATATAAACGGATCTTACAAATTAATAAATCACTTAATTAAGGTACATGGCTATAAGAAGATTGCCTGCATAAGCGGTCCCCTGGATGAATCAAGTGGATTTGATAAGCTGGCTGGCTATAAAAAAGCCCTGATAGAAAATGGCCTGGATATTGAGGATGACTTAATAAAGATTGCTGATTGGAAAAAGACCAAAGCCTATAATGCCACCAGGGAGTTAATGAACCAGAAAAACAGGCCCCGAGCCATATATTGTGCAAATGCCAATATGCTTATTGGTTGTTTCAGGTATTTAAATGAGAAAGAAATAAAGGTGCCTGATGAGGTAGCCGTGGTAACCTTTGATGACTATGATTTTGTATCCGCAATGAATCCTCCGGTAACTACTCTACAGCGAATTGATCTGGAGATAGGGGAAAAGGCTGCTGAGCTGCTGTTAAAGAGAATAAGTGGTGAAGCCGGAGATTACCAGGAAGTTAGGGTAGGTGCAGATCTTATAATAAGGAAGTCTTGTGGTTGCAAATAGAATTTTTTTCTAAAAATGTTATAAAAAAAGTAATTGGTGGTTAACAATGCCAAATAAAGGTATTAACAAAAACAGGGAGGTAAAACCAGATGAGTGAATTTACATTTGAACCGGCGGATTTTGTGCCGTTTAAGGACCGGAAAGTATTGGAAAAAGTAAGGTCGGTGCATGGAAAAGACCTGGAGAAATATTCCAATGAAAAAATGAAAATAAAAGTGATGAAAAATCCGCATCCAGTAATAATAGGGGATCTTTTTACCAGAATCAAGATGTCGGATGATTTGGATAAAAAACAGGTATTTATACTAGGTAACCCTGAGCCAGAAACCTATATACCAGTGGCAGAGCTTATCAATTACCATCGTGTAGATTGCAGGAATGTCTACATTTTTGCCATGGATGAGTGGGCTGACCAGGATGGAAATATAGCGCCAGAAACCTATAAAGCCGGTTTTGCCCATTCTCTGTTAAATTATTTTGTAAATCAGATCGACCAGGATCTGAGGATGCCCATGGATCATGTATTCTATCCTACCAATGAAAATATTGGGGACTACTCCAAGATGATAACCGAAATTGGAGAAGGAGGAGCCGATGTATGCTATTCAAGTCCTGGATGGGCCGGGCATATTGCATTTGTAGATCCATCACCAGAGTTC is part of the Actinomycetes bacterium genome and encodes:
- a CDS encoding LacI family transcriptional regulator, translating into MKNITLKDVAKESGVSVPTVSRVLNNEKFVSTQVRDKVKAAAKKLNYEPMWTARSLRLRKTNIVGMIIPNVADYFFSSIVLGVERFFRRYGKELILFNTSNDENIEEKSIKIAISKRVEGIILATICKNNEVIKSIMKSFGTPFVVVDNKIDIDKVDFVLSDDINGSYKLINHLIKVHGYKKIACISGPLDESSGFDKLAGYKKALIENGLDIEDDLIKIADWKKTKAYNATRELMNQKNRPRAIYCANANMLIGCFRYLNEKEIKVPDEVAVVTFDDYDFVSAMNPPVTTLQRIDLEIGEKAAELLLKRISGEAGDYQEVRVGADLIIRKSCGCK